The sequence CGGCCATAGCTAGGGCTATGACCCCGACGAATCGCCTTGGCCTGACGCCTGACACGCTCGCTGAAGTGACAGCCACGCCGCGCGGACCACTGACCCCAGGGCCTTGTGGACACGCGCTGAAATACAACGAACTTTTCAAACAGGACACTAGAGGGAGCGAAACAGTCCGACCGACTGCGGCCCGTCAAAATCTGGGAAGATTTGATTGACGGTAGTGCTGCCGGCCCGGTTGATCAGCATGTCGCTGAGCACCGTACGAAAATCAGTTGTGACGTCCAGATCACCACGATCCAGGTTTTGCGGCTGCAGCCCGGGCCAGTCGGCGATGACCTGACCGCCGTTGACACCGCCGCCCATGGCAAACATCACCGAGCCATGCCCGTGATCGGTCCCCTCGGAGGCATTCTCCGCCAGGCGGCGGCCAAACTCGGTCATCGTGATGACCGTGATGCCGCTCATGGCGTCTCCCATATCCGCATGAAAGGCCGCCATACCCTGCGCAAGACTCGTGGCCAGCGGTCCCAGCTCATCCACCTGGCGGTCGTGATGGTCCCAGCCGTTGATATCAACGGCCGCCATTTCGAGCCCTAGATCCGCCTTGATCAGCTTCGCCAGCTGTGACATCTGCACGCCGAACGTGTCGTCAGGATACTGCGCGCCGTTTTCGGTCGGAATGGTCAGTGGGTCGGCGGCTGCGAGCAGGTCGACCGATCCCAGAATGCTCTCCGCGACGAGATCCAGCGACTGCTGCTGGTCGAACATGGCGGTGATGTTCTCGCGAATCGCGGGCAGCCATTCCTCAGGCGCGGCGAGCGCATAGTCATCCAACTGTTTGACCCCCACGCTGGGCAGCGGCCCGCGAAGCGACAGCGGCAGCGCGTTGCCAAAGCCTACGGCGCTAAAAGTCTCGGCAGTGCCGCCGCTGACCTCCGCGAGATAACGGTTGAGCCAGCCGTCTGCCACGACGTTTTTCTCCAGCACCCCTTTTTCCATAAAGTCCTGCGCGTCGAAGTGCGATCGCGAGTCGCCCGGCGATCCCGCAGCATGGACCACCCCGAGCGCGCCGGACTCATAGAGCGGCAGCAGCGGACTGAGCTGGGGGTGAAACCCAAAAAACCCATCCAGATCCAGCGCGCCGCCCGCGGTCCCAGGCTCACCGATGGCCAGCGTTGGTCGCGCGTCGAAATACGGCCCTTCGGTGTACGGAACCACCAGATTCAGCCCGTCAGCCGCACCACGCTGAAAAATCACGATCAGCAGGTCTCGGCCGGTGGCCGCCTTCTCCGCCGTAGAGCCGAAAACCAGCTGAGGCCCTAGCGCCGGTATGCCCGCCAGCCCTGCTAATGACAAGAATTGTCTTCTACGCATGCTCGTGCTCCTCAGCGATTCTGAAAGTAGCGGGACGCCAGCGAGCTGGCGAGAACGGCTCTGGCGGAAG is a genomic window of Pseudomonadota bacterium containing:
- a CDS encoding DUF1501 domain-containing protein, whose protein sequence is MRRRQFLSLAGLAGIPALGPQLVFGSTAEKAATGRDLLIVIFQRGAADGLNLVVPYTEGPYFDARPTLAIGEPGTAGGALDLDGFFGFHPQLSPLLPLYESGALGVVHAAGSPGDSRSHFDAQDFMEKGVLEKNVVADGWLNRYLAEVSGGTAETFSAVGFGNALPLSLRGPLPSVGVKQLDDYALAAPEEWLPAIRENITAMFDQQQSLDLVAESILGSVDLLAAADPLTIPTENGAQYPDDTFGVQMSQLAKLIKADLGLEMAAVDINGWDHHDRQVDELGPLATSLAQGMAAFHADMGDAMSGITVITMTEFGRRLAENASEGTDHGHGSVMFAMGGGVNGGQVIADWPGLQPQNLDRGDLDVTTDFRTVLSDMLINRAGSTTVNQIFPDFDGPQSVGLFRSL